The proteins below are encoded in one region of Alistipes communis:
- a CDS encoding TetR/AcrR family transcriptional regulator, translated as MGEKPMRNKEQAILEAAEREFIVKGFAGARTTSIAEAAGVTHAMLHYYFRTKEQLFERILDEKMRLMGESVLAAFGQPGLPLAERLRDGIERHFDFIMANPDMPRFIVNEVFSRPERYETMQARIREIAGVLMCDIQRELDASADRGETERIDVRMLLLDIISLNVFPFIAYPVIEPILGDLTADRERFFARRRAENTEVILRRLKKCDS; from the coding sequence ATGGGAGAGAAACCGATGCGGAACAAGGAGCAGGCGATTCTCGAAGCGGCCGAACGCGAATTCATCGTCAAGGGATTCGCGGGGGCGCGGACGACCTCGATCGCCGAAGCGGCCGGCGTGACGCACGCCATGCTGCACTACTATTTCCGGACGAAGGAACAACTGTTCGAACGTATCCTCGACGAGAAGATGCGGTTGATGGGCGAATCGGTGCTGGCAGCCTTCGGGCAGCCGGGATTGCCGCTGGCGGAGCGGCTGCGCGACGGAATCGAGCGGCATTTCGATTTCATCATGGCCAATCCCGACATGCCGCGCTTCATCGTCAACGAAGTCTTTTCGCGGCCGGAACGTTATGAAACGATGCAGGCGCGCATCCGTGAGATCGCAGGCGTCCTGATGTGCGATATCCAGCGGGAGCTCGACGCCTCGGCCGACCGCGGCGAAACGGAAAGGATCGACGTGCGGATGCTGTTGCTCGACATCATCTCGCTCAACGTCTTTCCGTTCATCGCCTATCCTGTCATCGAACCGATTCTGGGGGACCTCACGGCCGACCGCGAACGTTTTTTCGCACGGCGCAGGGCGGAAAACACGGAGGTGATCCTGCGGCGGCTTAAAAAATGCGACTCATGA
- a CDS encoding TolC family protein, which produces MKRIVLLCGCLLVWGSAGAQLTLDSCRLLARNHYPEIRRYDLVRQTEEYTLSNARREWLPQLSLSAQATWQTAVPAFPDALTGMLTQYGVGMPGMNKDQYKVQLEVTQTIWDGGKSAADKRIAEAEAAEQRQATDVDLYALEGRVDDLYFGILLLDERVAQTKLTLGLLRNNLDKVRSLQRNGAAMQSDADAVEAELLTVEQQLAQVEASRESYRRMLELFIGEELAGRALVRPDVAEPASFEAARPELALFDAQAEKLAAQRRLVKSATRPRFGLFAQGYYGYPGMDYFESMMANDWSWNALVGFRMSWNFGAFYTKKNSLGKLRTAQRQLDVQRDVFLFNTRLQTVEESGDIARLRRALADDDRIVQLRRAVREAAESKLRNGVIDTNDLLRKITEEATAATARSAREIELVKTIYELKHTINR; this is translated from the coding sequence ATGAAACGGATCGTTTTACTGTGCGGGTGTCTGCTGGTCTGGGGTTCGGCCGGCGCCCAACTGACGCTCGACTCGTGCCGTCTGCTGGCGCGGAACCATTACCCCGAAATCCGGCGCTACGACCTGGTGCGGCAGACGGAGGAGTACACGCTTTCGAATGCACGGCGGGAGTGGCTGCCGCAGCTGTCGCTTTCGGCGCAGGCCACGTGGCAGACCGCCGTGCCCGCGTTCCCCGATGCGCTGACCGGTATGCTTACCCAGTACGGCGTAGGGATGCCGGGGATGAATAAGGACCAATATAAAGTGCAGTTGGAAGTGACCCAGACGATTTGGGACGGCGGAAAGTCGGCCGCCGACAAACGCATCGCCGAAGCCGAAGCCGCCGAACAACGGCAGGCGACGGATGTCGATCTCTATGCGTTGGAGGGGCGGGTGGACGACCTCTATTTCGGCATTCTGCTGCTCGACGAACGGGTCGCGCAGACGAAACTGACGCTCGGACTGCTGCGGAACAACCTCGACAAGGTGCGTTCGCTGCAACGCAACGGTGCGGCGATGCAGAGCGATGCCGATGCCGTCGAAGCCGAACTGCTGACCGTCGAGCAGCAGCTCGCGCAGGTCGAAGCCTCGCGTGAGAGCTACCGCCGGATGCTGGAACTTTTCATCGGAGAGGAGCTGGCCGGTCGGGCGCTCGTGCGGCCGGACGTCGCGGAGCCCGCTTCGTTCGAGGCCGCCCGTCCCGAACTGGCGCTGTTCGATGCGCAGGCCGAGAAGCTCGCGGCGCAGCGACGGCTGGTGAAATCGGCGACCCGTCCCCGTTTCGGACTCTTCGCGCAGGGATATTACGGGTATCCGGGCATGGACTACTTCGAGAGCATGATGGCGAACGACTGGTCGTGGAATGCGCTCGTCGGATTCCGGATGTCGTGGAATTTCGGGGCGTTCTACACGAAGAAGAATTCGCTGGGCAAACTCCGCACGGCACAGCGGCAGCTCGATGTGCAGCGCGACGTCTTCCTCTTCAACACACGGTTGCAGACCGTCGAGGAGAGCGGCGACATCGCCCGCCTGCGCCGCGCGCTGGCCGACGACGACCGCATCGTGCAGCTGCGCCGTGCGGTGCGCGAAGCCGCAGAATCGAAGCTCCGCAACGGGGTGATCGATACCAACGACCTGCTGCGCAAGATCACCGAGGAGGCGACGGCCGCCACGGCACGGTCGGCGCGGGAGATCGAGTTGGTGAAGACGATCTATGAATTGAAACATACGATAAACCGATAA
- a CDS encoding HlyD family secretion protein → MKRFIIYGAIPLLAASCGGDGDFDATGTFEATEIVVSAEAAGRILRFDAEEGDVLRAGRQVGAIDTVQLYLQKLQLERQRASVRSGRPDIGKQAASLREQIAKQQTERRRVENLLKDGAATTKQLDDIDAQLKVLGGQLDALLSTLENNAVSIDENSSAIELQIAQVEDRLAKCRIASPVTGTVLAKYAEAGELASVGRPLMKVADLDRIYLRAYFTSDQLADLRLGQEVTVTADFGGERQLDYPGRIVWIASESEFTPKTIQTRNSRAGLVYAAKIAVENDGRLKIGLYGEVKL, encoded by the coding sequence ATGAAACGATTCATTATTTACGGTGCGATCCCGCTGTTGGCAGCATCCTGCGGGGGCGACGGGGATTTCGATGCCACGGGGACGTTCGAAGCCACGGAGATCGTCGTGTCGGCCGAAGCTGCCGGGCGTATCCTCCGCTTCGACGCCGAAGAGGGTGACGTGCTCCGAGCCGGCAGGCAGGTCGGTGCCATCGACACCGTACAGCTCTATTTGCAGAAATTGCAGCTGGAACGTCAGCGCGCTTCGGTGCGGAGCGGCCGTCCCGACATCGGGAAACAGGCCGCGTCGCTGCGCGAGCAGATCGCCAAACAGCAGACCGAACGCCGCCGCGTGGAGAACCTGTTGAAGGACGGTGCGGCCACGACCAAACAGCTCGACGACATCGACGCGCAGTTGAAGGTGCTCGGCGGGCAGTTGGACGCGCTGTTGTCGACGCTGGAAAACAATGCCGTGTCGATCGACGAGAATTCGTCGGCCATCGAGTTGCAGATCGCGCAGGTCGAAGACCGGCTCGCCAAGTGCCGCATCGCGTCTCCCGTGACGGGAACGGTGCTGGCCAAATATGCCGAGGCGGGCGAACTGGCCTCCGTCGGTCGGCCGTTGATGAAGGTCGCCGACCTCGACCGCATCTACTTGCGGGCCTATTTCACGTCGGATCAGTTGGCCGACCTGCGTCTGGGCCAGGAGGTGACGGTGACGGCCGATTTCGGCGGGGAGCGGCAGCTCGACTATCCGGGACGCATCGTGTGGATCGCCTCCGAGAGCGAATTCACTCCCAAAACCATTCAGACCCGAAATTCGCGGGCCGGACTGGTCTATGCGGCGAAGATCGCCGTCGAGAACGACGGCCGGTTGAAGATCGGCCTTTACGGAGAGGTGAAACTCTAA
- a CDS encoding ABC transporter ATP-binding protein — MRNAIEIHALTKRYGILTALDEVSFEVGRGELFGLIGPDGAGKTTLFRLLATLVAPDGGTASVDGLDIVADYKRIRERVGYMPGRFSLYPDLSVGENLAFFAALFGVEIAENYDLVAPIYRQIEPFRARRAGKLSGGMKQKLALCCALIHRPAVLLLDEPTTGVDAVSRSEFWDMLSELKGKGISMLVSTPYMDEAVRCDRVALCDGGKILAVDTPQGVVGRFDEPLYALAGDDMYGLLLEARRHADVKECYPFGQTHHLIAGEGFDAGRFVRETTARGFRRVTLRPVGAGIEDVFIKLMRHA; from the coding sequence ATGCGGAATGCCATAGAGATTCACGCCCTGACCAAACGTTACGGTATCCTCACGGCGCTCGACGAGGTGTCGTTCGAGGTCGGGCGGGGCGAGCTGTTCGGCCTGATCGGTCCCGACGGAGCCGGCAAGACGACGCTTTTCCGGCTGCTTGCGACGCTCGTCGCACCCGACGGCGGCACAGCCTCGGTCGACGGGCTGGATATCGTGGCCGACTACAAGCGCATCCGCGAGCGGGTAGGCTACATGCCCGGACGGTTTTCGCTCTATCCCGACTTGTCGGTGGGGGAGAACCTCGCTTTCTTCGCGGCGCTGTTCGGGGTGGAGATCGCGGAGAACTACGATCTGGTCGCGCCGATCTATCGCCAGATCGAACCGTTCCGCGCACGCCGTGCGGGAAAGCTTTCCGGCGGTATGAAGCAGAAGCTCGCACTCTGCTGCGCGCTGATCCACCGGCCCGCGGTGCTCCTTCTCGACGAGCCGACGACGGGCGTGGACGCCGTGTCGCGCAGCGAGTTCTGGGATATGCTCTCCGAGTTGAAAGGCAAGGGGATTTCGATGCTCGTTTCGACGCCCTACATGGACGAAGCGGTGCGCTGCGACCGCGTGGCGCTGTGCGATGGCGGGAAGATCCTGGCCGTCGACACGCCGCAGGGCGTCGTCGGGCGGTTCGACGAGCCGCTCTACGCGCTTGCGGGCGACGATATGTACGGCCTGCTGCTCGAAGCGCGCCGCCATGCCGACGTGAAGGAGTGTTACCCCTTCGGCCAGACGCACCACCTGATCGCGGGCGAGGGGTTCGACGCCGGACGCTTCGTCCGCGAGACCACCGCGCGGGGATTCCGCCGTGTGACGCTCCGACCGGTCGGGGCGGGAATCGAGGACGTGTTCATAAAACTGATGCGCCATGCGTGA
- a CDS encoding ABC transporter ATP-binding protein: MREPIISVRELSKRFGDFTAVDRISFDVARGEIFGFLGANGAGKTTAMRMLCGLSYPTSGSGTVAGYDVMREGERIKRRIGYMSQRFSLYDDLTVRENIRLFAGIYGLRRMQTLRRTVELLHRLDFRSEADTPVGSLPLGWKQKLAFSVATLHRPEIVFLDEPTGGVDPLTRRQFWEMIYETAAAGTTVFVTTHYMDEAEYCSRVSIMVDGRIRALGTPAELKEQYAAGSMDEVFRILARTAKRSE, encoded by the coding sequence ATGCGTGAACCGATCATATCCGTCAGGGAACTGAGCAAGCGGTTCGGCGACTTTACCGCCGTAGACCGCATTTCGTTCGATGTGGCGCGGGGCGAAATCTTCGGATTCCTCGGCGCCAACGGTGCCGGAAAGACCACCGCCATGCGGATGTTGTGCGGATTGAGCTATCCCACGTCGGGAAGCGGTACGGTCGCCGGTTACGACGTGATGCGCGAAGGAGAGCGGATCAAACGCCGCATCGGCTACATGAGCCAGCGCTTCTCGCTCTACGACGACCTCACGGTGCGGGAAAATATCCGGCTTTTTGCCGGAATCTACGGTCTTCGGCGGATGCAGACGCTGCGCCGCACCGTCGAGCTGCTGCATCGCCTCGATTTCCGCTCGGAGGCCGATACGCCGGTAGGTTCCCTGCCGCTGGGCTGGAAGCAGAAGCTCGCCTTCTCGGTGGCGACGCTCCACCGTCCCGAAATAGTCTTCCTCGACGAACCGACGGGCGGTGTCGATCCGCTGACGCGCCGTCAATTCTGGGAGATGATCTACGAGACGGCCGCCGCGGGGACGACGGTCTTCGTTACCACGCACTACATGGACGAGGCGGAGTACTGCTCGCGGGTGTCGATCATGGTCGACGGGCGGATCCGCGCGCTGGGAACTCCGGCCGAATTGAAAGAACAATATGCCGCAGGGTCGATGGACGAGGTATTCCGCATCCTGGCCCGCACGGCCAAACGCTCGGAATAA
- a CDS encoding ABC transporter permease — MKGFFSFVRKETLHILRDWRTMLIVLLMPVVQLLLFGFAISVEVNNIDFAVVASHPTEAVRRQVERIAANPYFTFGGYIRQDEADEVLRTGEVGAVVVFADDYDRRTAGSGEPDGAAIQLIFDASNPNDASSGAGYLRSVLLAEGTGGAPTPELHLLYNPQMKSSYNFVPGLMGLIFMLICAMMTSVSIVREKETGTMEVLLVSPVRPLRIVVAKMIPYFLLSCVNLATILLLARFVLGVPMSGSVVGLVGLSLLYLVLALALGLFISTMADSQVTAMLISGMLLILPLIMLSGMVFPIENMPGVLQGISCIVPARWYIEAVRKLMVEGLPFAAVLKEFAVLAVMTGALIGVALGKFNDKLE; from the coding sequence ATGAAAGGATTCTTCTCGTTCGTCCGAAAGGAGACGCTGCACATCCTGCGCGACTGGCGCACGATGCTCATCGTGCTGCTGATGCCCGTGGTGCAGCTGCTGCTGTTCGGCTTCGCCATTTCGGTCGAGGTCAACAACATCGACTTCGCCGTCGTCGCGTCCCATCCGACCGAAGCGGTGCGCCGGCAGGTGGAGCGCATTGCGGCCAATCCCTATTTCACTTTCGGAGGGTACATCCGCCAGGACGAGGCGGACGAAGTACTGCGCACGGGAGAAGTCGGGGCCGTGGTCGTCTTCGCCGACGACTACGACCGGCGGACGGCCGGTTCCGGCGAGCCGGACGGTGCGGCGATCCAGTTGATTTTCGATGCCTCGAATCCCAACGACGCCTCCTCCGGCGCAGGGTACCTGCGAAGCGTCCTGCTGGCGGAGGGGACGGGCGGCGCGCCGACGCCCGAACTGCATCTGCTTTACAATCCGCAGATGAAGAGCTCCTACAACTTCGTGCCGGGACTCATGGGATTGATATTCATGTTGATCTGCGCCATGATGACCTCCGTGTCGATCGTTCGAGAGAAGGAGACCGGAACCATGGAGGTGTTGCTCGTGTCGCCCGTGCGGCCGCTGCGGATCGTCGTGGCCAAGATGATTCCCTACTTTCTGCTGTCGTGCGTCAACCTGGCGACGATCCTGCTGCTGGCGCGTTTCGTGCTGGGCGTGCCGATGTCGGGCAGCGTCGTGGGACTGGTGGGGCTGTCGCTGCTCTATCTCGTCCTGGCGCTCGCGCTGGGGCTCTTCATCTCGACGATGGCCGACAGCCAGGTGACGGCGATGCTCATTTCGGGCATGTTGCTGATCCTGCCGCTCATCATGCTCTCGGGGATGGTCTTCCCGATCGAGAACATGCCCGGCGTTTTGCAGGGAATCTCCTGTATCGTTCCCGCCCGCTGGTATATCGAGGCCGTGCGCAAACTGATGGTCGAGGGGTTGCCCTTCGCTGCCGTGCTGAAAGAGTTCGCCGTCCTGGCCGTCATGACCGGTGCGCTGATCGGCGTGGCGCTCGGAAAGTTCAACGATAAACTCGAATAA
- a CDS encoding ABC transporter permease, with product MRTLLVLLDKEFRQFFRNPFLPKMAVAFPMMVMLVIPWITTMDVRHVGVSVVDNDRSTASRRLVGKIGASDYFRLYGVTEHYGASLAALERGDVDVIVEIPDDFERSIAERSPRRVSITANGVNALKGSLGSQYMVQTVMGTLAELLAEEGVAPSPDLITVQNRYNPTLDYRAYMIPALMIMLLIMLCGFLPALNLVGEKERGTIEQINVTPVGRLTFTLAKLIPYWIIGLAVLTVAMSLAWLVYGLTPVGAVGAVYLAAALFIVTMSGLGVAIANRSDTMQQTMFVMFFFVMIFVLMSGLITPIASMPGWAQAITRLLPPRYFIGIMRAVYLKGTALGELWGDYAALAGFALVFGMSAILTCRKRT from the coding sequence ATGCGAACACTACTCGTTTTACTCGACAAGGAGTTCCGACAGTTCTTCCGCAATCCGTTCTTGCCGAAAATGGCGGTCGCCTTTCCGATGATGGTGATGCTCGTCATTCCGTGGATCACGACGATGGATGTCCGTCATGTCGGCGTCTCGGTGGTCGACAACGACCGCTCGACCGCTTCGCGGCGGCTCGTCGGGAAGATCGGAGCCTCGGACTATTTCCGGCTCTACGGTGTCACGGAACATTACGGCGCTTCGCTGGCAGCGCTGGAGCGGGGCGATGTCGATGTGATCGTCGAGATTCCCGACGATTTCGAACGTTCGATTGCGGAACGGTCGCCCCGCAGGGTGAGCATCACGGCCAACGGCGTGAATGCGTTGAAGGGGAGTCTCGGTTCGCAGTATATGGTGCAGACCGTCATGGGAACCCTCGCCGAACTGCTCGCAGAAGAGGGTGTCGCACCGTCGCCCGACCTGATTACGGTGCAGAACCGCTACAATCCGACGCTCGACTACCGTGCCTACATGATCCCTGCGCTGATGATCATGCTGCTTATCATGCTGTGCGGCTTCCTGCCTGCACTCAATCTGGTGGGAGAGAAGGAGCGCGGGACGATCGAGCAGATCAACGTCACGCCCGTCGGCCGCCTGACCTTCACGCTGGCCAAACTGATTCCCTATTGGATCATCGGTCTGGCCGTGCTGACGGTCGCCATGTCGCTGGCATGGCTCGTCTACGGACTGACGCCCGTCGGCGCGGTCGGTGCGGTCTATCTGGCCGCCGCGCTCTTCATCGTCACGATGTCGGGACTGGGCGTGGCGATCGCCAATCGATCCGATACGATGCAGCAGACGATGTTCGTGATGTTTTTCTTCGTGATGATCTTCGTGCTGATGAGCGGACTGATTACCCCGATCGCGTCGATGCCCGGCTGGGCGCAGGCGATCACGCGGCTTCTCCCGCCCCGTTATTTCATCGGGATCATGCGTGCGGTCTATCTCAAAGGTACGGCGCTCGGGGAACTGTGGGGCGATTATGCGGCGCTGGCCGGTTTCGCCCTTGTCTTTGGTATGTCGGCTATACTGACTTGCAGGAAACGGACGTAG
- a CDS encoding fimbrillin family protein, with product MRKILYLLPVAAFFVSCVADSIQEELSTSQGQYGVCLFDASISEREGTRVVGEWGTDGILAEWESSDRIGVFAGDETQAAVFTVKELDGTNAVFEGETIADAASYLAFYPYSELLGREGTSLSGKMNFLQRYSSPGYGENRIGIQPDFFPMLAYSPTGAHSLSFRQMCAYIRVRVRASATLAGDTYLKSVILQGNDGEVLAGEGIRVAVAAADDASLNIRTGDPVLSVDASEQTYSAVALDLTDPDQPEGETNGSLLSQSEFTEFYIALPPQNFAKGCKLTFIDTRNRYMGTLTSKPFNAARAQFVTFRAGGGEKVFEYIADNALIWQDTPRLLLHANRQAESPSGYDLTGGSDANLANCYVITPSMLAAHPDGLFCFPAKSPVQSGTVYWDDLLLDTNDYMVFTVDKTMARTGGNAVIGYLDPATGLVKWSWHIWVVTDELFAKDQDYERQEGEQTLIYRMMDRNLGANDPTGSGDKSRSCLYQWGRKDPFSNATTVYGPEGNTLDMHSWPSCEGYTIDPVWNAQIGRKSGDYLYNGTVEFTLSHPATYISYADEKDISNPNQTWLRSDVPGHQNDRLWGTYFEKEAVGAATVLLSKSAFDPCPAGYRIPLIAPLKFTGNDVESYTTEGVWLYVDSQRSVKAWYPYAGSRFSKMDASGKQIGILGYTEGASGLYQFSYAASIWSATLEFVQEISVGTSCNSDDLTVTGYSSTGYRPEFVYEGPYARSFALAVRCVREDANGIVR from the coding sequence ATGAGAAAAATCTTATATCTACTCCCCGTCGCTGCATTTTTCGTCTCCTGCGTCGCCGACAGTATACAAGAGGAACTTTCGACCTCGCAGGGGCAGTACGGCGTTTGTCTGTTCGACGCTTCCATTTCGGAACGGGAGGGGACACGCGTCGTCGGAGAGTGGGGTACCGACGGTATTCTCGCCGAATGGGAATCCTCCGACCGGATCGGCGTCTTCGCCGGCGACGAAACGCAGGCGGCCGTTTTCACCGTCAAGGAACTTGACGGTACGAACGCCGTATTCGAAGGCGAGACGATTGCGGACGCAGCCTCCTATCTCGCTTTCTATCCTTACAGCGAATTGTTGGGACGCGAGGGAACGTCCCTCTCGGGGAAGATGAATTTCCTGCAACGTTATAGTTCGCCCGGATACGGCGAGAACCGGATCGGCATCCAGCCGGATTTCTTCCCTATGCTCGCATACTCTCCGACGGGCGCGCACAGTCTCTCATTCAGACAGATGTGTGCCTACATCCGGGTACGGGTACGCGCCTCCGCAACCCTTGCGGGAGATACCTATCTCAAATCGGTCATTCTGCAAGGCAACGACGGCGAGGTGCTCGCCGGCGAAGGCATCCGGGTTGCGGTCGCCGCGGCGGACGATGCGTCGCTGAATATCCGTACCGGCGACCCTGTTCTGAGCGTCGATGCTTCGGAACAGACCTATTCGGCCGTGGCGCTCGATCTGACCGACCCCGACCAGCCGGAGGGCGAGACGAACGGCAGTCTGCTCTCGCAGAGCGAATTCACGGAGTTCTACATCGCCCTGCCTCCGCAGAATTTCGCGAAGGGGTGCAAACTGACCTTCATAGATACTCGCAACCGGTACATGGGCACCCTGACTTCGAAACCCTTCAACGCGGCGCGGGCGCAGTTCGTAACCTTCCGCGCCGGCGGCGGGGAGAAGGTGTTCGAATACATCGCCGACAACGCCCTGATCTGGCAGGACACGCCGAGGCTGCTCCTGCATGCGAACCGTCAGGCCGAATCCCCGAGCGGGTACGATCTGACGGGCGGCAGCGATGCCAATCTCGCCAATTGCTATGTGATCACTCCGTCGATGCTGGCGGCGCATCCCGACGGACTCTTCTGCTTTCCGGCCAAATCGCCCGTCCAGTCGGGAACGGTCTATTGGGACGACCTGCTGCTCGACACGAACGACTACATGGTTTTCACCGTCGACAAGACGATGGCCCGGACGGGAGGCAACGCGGTCATCGGGTATCTCGATCCGGCGACGGGTCTCGTGAAATGGAGCTGGCATATCTGGGTGGTGACCGACGAACTCTTCGCCAAGGATCAGGACTACGAACGGCAGGAGGGAGAGCAGACGCTTATCTACCGCATGATGGACCGGAATCTGGGGGCGAACGATCCGACGGGTTCCGGCGACAAGTCCCGTTCGTGTCTCTACCAGTGGGGGCGCAAGGACCCCTTCTCGAACGCTACGACCGTGTACGGCCCCGAGGGCAATACGCTGGACATGCACTCGTGGCCCAGTTGCGAGGGGTATACCATCGATCCGGTATGGAATGCTCAGATCGGCCGTAAGTCGGGGGATTATCTCTACAACGGCACCGTGGAGTTCACGCTCTCGCATCCGGCGACCTACATCTCCTATGCCGATGAGAAGGATATATCGAACCCCAATCAGACATGGCTGCGCAGCGATGTTCCGGGGCATCAGAACGACCGTCTCTGGGGCACCTATTTCGAGAAGGAGGCCGTGGGTGCCGCGACCGTTCTGCTCTCGAAAAGCGCCTTCGATCCCTGTCCGGCAGGGTACCGCATCCCCCTGATCGCCCCTTTGAAGTTCACGGGAAACGATGTCGAATCGTATACGACAGAGGGCGTGTGGCTCTACGTCGATTCGCAGCGTTCGGTGAAAGCTTGGTATCCCTATGCGGGATCGCGTTTCTCGAAAATGGACGCTTCGGGTAAACAGATCGGTATTCTGGGATATACGGAGGGGGCTTCGGGGCTTTACCAATTCAGTTATGCGGCATCGATTTGGAGCGCCACGCTGGAATTCGTGCAGGAGATCTCCGTCGGCACCTCCTGCAATTCGGACGATTTGACGGTTACCGGGTACAGTAGCACAGGCTATCGGCCGGAGTTCGTCTATGAAGGACCCTATGCCCGGAGTTTCGCCCTCGCTGTCCGCTGCGTCAGAGAGGATGCGAACGGAATTGTACGGTAG
- a CDS encoding Arm DNA-binding domain-containing protein, with amino-acid sequence MNVSINAICRKDRINQNRTTNIYLRFTVDRRSRYVSTGISIPADDRDFDIPTLKIQNPAVQLRIYERIEKYGKRIERLEALEVPA; translated from the coding sequence ATGAATGTCAGCATTAATGCCATTTGCAGAAAAGACCGCATCAATCAAAACCGCACCACGAACATCTACCTGCGTTTTACCGTCGATCGCCGCAGCCGCTATGTAAGTACGGGAATCAGCATCCCCGCCGACGATCGGGATTTCGACATCCCAACGCTTAAAATACAGAATCCCGCCGTTCAGCTGCGGATCTACGAACGAATCGAGAAATACGGCAAGCGCATCGAACGGCTCGAAGCGTTGGAAGTTCCCGCGTAA
- a CDS encoding aldehyde dehydrogenase family protein has protein sequence MNRMIDIFSVLGHRLAAFGKTPDTVEVVRRAAVENPWFLPQEIIRAVKAIRCEMLERQRLEAWAGAYPPVRTPKRVLVVMAGNIPLVGFFDLLCVLASGHACRVKPSSKDTVLIGYVVDLLRTIDPAIPLRMAEQGERPDAVIATGSDNANRYFRMLFGGIPSLLRGSRQSVAVLSGRETAAELSGLEEDIFSYSGLGCRNVSLLFLPRGYLPELRCTALNEKYRRNYLRERALLRMRRMPFVDLDGAVLCEDRSFPAALSRIHYTFYDSLADVEAWLAAHDDRLQCVVSQCVRHSRRVAFGRAQHPGLTDYADDVDTMRFLGTI, from the coding sequence ATGAATCGCATGATCGACATATTCTCCGTGCTGGGGCATCGGCTGGCGGCGTTCGGAAAGACGCCGGATACGGTGGAGGTCGTTCGCCGTGCCGCAGTCGAAAATCCGTGGTTTCTGCCGCAGGAGATCATCCGGGCCGTGAAGGCTATTCGCTGCGAGATGCTCGAACGGCAACGGCTCGAAGCGTGGGCGGGCGCATATCCTCCGGTGCGGACGCCGAAGCGGGTATTGGTGGTTATGGCCGGTAATATTCCGCTGGTCGGTTTTTTCGATCTGTTGTGCGTGCTCGCGAGCGGGCATGCGTGCAGGGTCAAACCTTCGAGTAAAGATACCGTTCTGATCGGTTATGTCGTTGATTTGCTGAGAACGATCGATCCGGCTATTCCTCTTCGGATGGCAGAGCAGGGTGAGCGACCGGATGCAGTCATCGCAACCGGAAGCGACAACGCGAACCGCTATTTTCGGATGCTGTTCGGCGGCATTCCGTCGTTGTTGCGCGGAAGCCGGCAGTCGGTCGCGGTCTTGTCGGGCAGGGAGACGGCGGCGGAGCTGAGCGGCCTGGAAGAGGATATTTTCTCCTATTCGGGGCTGGGATGCCGCAACGTGTCGTTGCTGTTTCTGCCGCGCGGGTATCTGCCGGAGTTGCGTTGCACGGCGCTCAATGAAAAATATCGCCGCAATTATCTTCGGGAACGCGCCCTTCTGCGGATGCGCCGAATGCCGTTCGTCGACCTGGACGGGGCGGTATTGTGCGAAGATCGGTCGTTTCCGGCGGCGCTCAGCCGCATCCACTATACGTTTTACGACTCGCTTGCCGATGTGGAAGCGTGGTTGGCGGCCCATGACGATCGGTTGCAATGCGTCGTTTCGCAGTGTGTGCGGCACTCCCGCCGCGTCGCTTTCGGGCGGGCGCAGCATCCCGGTTTGACCGATTATGCCGACGACGTGGATACGATGCGGTTTCTCGGTACGATCTGA
- a CDS encoding plasmid pRiA4b ORF-3 family protein yields MVFKFRMLSDENDNFVRDLEVPYDMTLRGFHEFLVRILGYEACMTSFFTADGQWERLQEYTLLDMGDPESIPMENVSLGQLLHHNRERLIYLFDQLNNRALYLELTEAKKPEPTMEYPRVAFEHAPAPDQYDPAANEDDGSIFEQMMDDFGEFEGDDSLDDE; encoded by the coding sequence ATGGTATTCAAATTCCGTATGTTGAGCGACGAAAACGATAATTTCGTCCGCGATCTCGAAGTGCCCTACGATATGACGTTGCGCGGTTTTCACGAATTCCTCGTGCGGATTCTCGGTTATGAAGCGTGCATGACTTCGTTCTTTACGGCCGACGGGCAATGGGAGCGATTGCAGGAATATACGCTGCTCGACATGGGAGACCCCGAAAGCATTCCGATGGAGAACGTATCGCTCGGTCAACTGCTTCATCACAACAGGGAACGATTGATCTATCTCTTCGATCAGTTGAACAACAGGGCCCTTTACCTCGAATTGACCGAAGCGAAGAAGCCCGAGCCGACGATGGAGTATCCGCGCGTGGCATTCGAACATGCTCCGGCTCCCGACCAGTACGATCCTGCGGCGAACGAGGACGACGGCTCGATCTTCGAGCAGATGATGGACGATTTCGGCGAATTCGAGGGCGACGACAGTTTGGACGATGAGTAG